ATTCGCCGACGAAGTGAGTTAACGGCTTACACGAAAAAATCGCAGCGCTAGCAAGGGTGGTTTGCCGATGGGCTTATTCCCTTGCTAGCGCTGCGTGCTCGATGACGGCGTGCTCAGGAACGCAGCGGGCCACGATCCGCGTATTTCGTGGTTCTTCTGCTTCGTATCCGTGCTTATCCGTGTCATCCGTGGTTCGGCCGCGTTGTTATTTTCCGCTCAGGTCTTTGATTTCGATGTCTTTGAACTGGATGTCCATCACGAAGCCGGCGTGGAGTTGCAACGCGATGACACCGCTGGAGAGTGCCTTCGGGCTTTCGTCGATCAGTTCGGTCATGAGATGGCCGTTGATCGTGTAGGTGACGTGGTTTCCCTTGGCCACTAGGATGACGTCGTTCCAATCGCCGCGCTTGATCAGTTTTTGCAGTTCATCGCCCGATTCCGAGAGGGGCGAATTGTGGCGATGATTTTCGGCGTCCCAGACGGTTTTTTGGCCGCGGTTGCTCATAGTGCCGCGGCCGCCAGCCACGCCCGCTTCGTCGTAGATCGAGCCGTCGTAGCCGGTGCCGGCATCGCAATCGGCCTGATAACCGCCGACGCGGCTCGTCTTGGGATCGATCACTTTGGAGCGGAATTGCAGGCCCGAGTTGCCCCCCGGCGTGGCGAACTTGTATTTGTAGTGAAGTTCGAAATCGGAGAACTTGTCTTTGTAGATCAAGAACGTTTGCGGGGCGGCATGTTGCTTGTCTTCGGCGCCGCTGATCGCGCCATCCTTGACCGACCAAAACCCTTTCAAACCGCTCCAACCGGTGAGGTCTTTTCCGTTGAACAGCGACGTGAAGCCCTCGTTGGCCTTCGGCGCCTCGGCTACGGCAGATCGGCTCGCGGCAAATTGCGAACCGGCGGCCAGCAGCGTGGCAAAGGCAACGAGAGCGGAAAACTTTGCAGTTGATTTCATGGCGGGAACTCCTGGGGGCGGGATGACGGGCGGGAAGGCGTATCAACAACCGCTGCCGAACGCGTCGGCCACGGTCGATTGATTGTGGTCAGCCAACGTGCCGCTTGCAAGCAGTCGGGCAAATAAACCGCCTAATCCACAGCCTTTCCCGTCGCACACGGGGCGTCGAAGTTCGGTTAAATCTTTCCGATGTTGCCGTGCGATATATGTAGGGAATCTCATCTGAACAAGGATGGTCGGTCCGCCGGGCTTGCATGCTGAGCGAGGCCGCCGCGAATCGTATCCGTCTCACGCAAACAGCGTGCATCGCCGCGACACACGAAAGAGGTGTTTCATGGCTACCGGTACACTGCACATGCCGGCCCGCCCATTGACTTGGCGCTATGCCAAAAAGGCCGCCAAGCGGATCATCCCGTTGTCGCTGGGCCTGTATTTCATCCCGAAAATCGTCGGCATTTATCTTTGCTTTGGGCTGGTCGACGTGCTGCGCAATCGGCCGTTTCGCATTTCGACGCTCGATCGCTATTTCTTCGGCAACGGCATTTTCACCTGGCTGCTGTCGCCGGTCAATCTGATGTTCGATCTGCTGTCGCTGCCATATATCAACAACGGCATTTACCAGTTGACCGATTTACCGGCCGCCTACCGCAGCGAAATCCAAACGATCATCGACGTGGCCCATCGCCGCGATATCGTCGGCCAGTTGGAAAAGAAGATGGAAGGCAAGCCGCGCGGCATGATGTTTTTCAAATGGTATGGCAAGAATCTCGACACGTCGATCGACATGCCGGAATACCACGAGCCATTTCGCTACGTGCGCACGATCGGCGTCTCGGTGTTCAGCAAGAAGCAATCGACCGGAAAGCATTATGGTCCGCTAAGGCTGACGCTGCGCGTACTCTACAAC
The window above is part of the Pirellulales bacterium genome. Proteins encoded here:
- a CDS encoding DUF1080 domain-containing protein; protein product: MKSTAKFSALVAFATLLAAGSQFAASRSAVAEAPKANEGFTSLFNGKDLTGWSGLKGFWSVKDGAISGAEDKQHAAPQTFLIYKDKFSDFELHYKYKFATPGGNSGLQFRSKVIDPKTSRVGGYQADCDAGTGYDGSIYDEAGVAGGRGTMSNRGQKTVWDAENHRHNSPLSESGDELQKLIKRGDWNDVILVAKGNHVTYTINGHLMTELIDESPKALSSGVIALQLHAGFVMDIQFKDIEIKDLSGK
- a CDS encoding aspartyl/asparaginyl beta-hydroxylase domain-containing protein, which produces MATGTLHMPARPLTWRYAKKAAKRIIPLSLGLYFIPKIVGIYLCFGLVDVLRNRPFRISTLDRYFFGNGIFTWLLSPVNLMFDLLSLPYINNGIYQLTDLPAAYRSEIQTIIDVAHRRDIVGQLEKKMEGKPRGMMFFKWYGKNLDTSIDMPEYHEPFRYVRTIGVSVFSKKQSTGKHYGPLRLTLRVLYNVNTIDDRNVFIQVGDRIHYWRDEKLFIFDDTLQHQSCNESDKVRYCMFVDILRPSLFPRLTSALLVCIRVVISRFKALFYKHWTFLK